A stretch of the Actinotalea sp. JY-7876 genome encodes the following:
- a CDS encoding VOC family protein produces MLTGAHTLLYSSDPAMTRRFFQEVLRWPCVSEGETDEPEEWLIFRTGPSELGVHPTGGPTGETWGPEGQHRVALMCDDLEATMEELGGRGARFDGEPRDMGFGTGVDMLVPGAGRILVYEPRHPIALHL; encoded by the coding sequence ATGCTCACCGGTGCGCACACCCTCCTCTACTCGAGCGACCCCGCGATGACGCGGAGGTTCTTCCAGGAGGTGCTGCGGTGGCCCTGTGTCAGCGAGGGTGAGACCGACGAGCCCGAGGAGTGGCTGATCTTCCGGACCGGTCCCAGCGAGCTGGGCGTCCACCCCACGGGTGGGCCGACCGGTGAGACCTGGGGACCCGAGGGGCAGCACCGGGTCGCCCTCATGTGCGACGACCTCGAGGCCACGATGGAGGAGCTGGGCGGCCGAGGGGCACGGTTCGACGGCGAGCCCCGCGACATGGGCTTCGGGACGGGGGTCGACATGCTCGTCCCGGGCGCGGGCCGCATCCTCGTGTACGAACCGAGGCACCCGATCGCGCTTCACCTCTGA
- a CDS encoding RidA family protein produces the protein MTTTDLPATPTTHSDRLAGLGLELPAVATPVAAYEPAVRSGSWVWTSGQLPLVDGALTARGKVGHGPGCVAPEAATLLAREAALNAIAAAAAQAGGIDRIRRVVKLVGFVASDPSFTGQPVVVNGASEVLQAVFGAAGAHARSAVGVAVLPLDAPVEIELVVELEPDATAG, from the coding sequence ATGACCACCACCGACCTCCCGGCCACCCCCACCACGCACTCCGACCGGCTCGCCGGGCTCGGGCTCGAGCTGCCGGCCGTGGCCACGCCCGTCGCGGCGTACGAACCCGCCGTGCGCTCCGGCTCCTGGGTGTGGACCTCGGGCCAGCTGCCGCTGGTCGACGGCGCCCTGACCGCCCGCGGCAAGGTCGGTCACGGACCCGGCTGCGTGGCCCCCGAGGCGGCCACCCTGCTCGCCCGCGAGGCGGCCCTCAACGCGATCGCCGCCGCCGCCGCGCAGGCCGGGGGCATCGACCGGATCCGCCGGGTGGTCAAGCTCGTCGGGTTCGTGGCGAGCGACCCGTCCTTCACCGGCCAGCCCGTCGTGGTCAACGGTGCCAGCGAGGTGCTGCAGGCCGTCTTCGGCGCCGCCGGGGCCCATGCCCGCAGCGCCGTCGGCGTCGCCGTCCTGCCGCTCGACGCACCCGTCGAGATCGAGCTGGTCGTCGAGCTCGAGCCCGACGCGACGGCCGGCTGA
- a CDS encoding amino acid permease produces MTTQAREGTAASVEPPPAPAGGDDAPTENGGLRRGLKNRHIQMIALGGAIGTGLFYGSSASIGMAGPSITLAYLIGGAMIFLIMRALGEMSWHTPVSGAFSHYAFTNWGRFAGFFSGWNYWFNYIAVSMAELAVVGIYVNFWLPDVPTWVSAALFLILVTVVNLTSVKAYGEFEFWFAIVKVVAIIAMIALGAVIVMFGVDGSEATGVSNLWEHGGFFPNGVWGTVTALAVVMFSFGGVELIGITAGEAENPRRTIPKAINQVVYRILIFYVGAILVMLCIFPWNQIGEGGSPFVLIFDNIGISGAAVLLNVVVLTAAVSAYNSGLYSNGRMLYSLAQQGNAPKYLGKLNRNGSPMAGVLTSSAVTAFAVLLNFLVPGKVFVYLMAVALIAGIFNWTMVVITQMKFRKRIGATEVEKLGFKMPFYPVSNYIVLAFLAGVVVLMGVLPDFRYALYVGPIWIGVLYVAFRFKTRAEQRTAATVES; encoded by the coding sequence ATGACCACACAGGCACGCGAGGGGACGGCGGCGTCCGTCGAGCCGCCCCCGGCTCCGGCAGGGGGCGACGACGCCCCCACCGAGAACGGCGGCCTTCGGCGAGGGCTGAAGAACCGACACATCCAGATGATCGCGCTCGGCGGGGCGATCGGGACCGGCTTGTTCTACGGCTCGTCGGCGAGCATCGGGATGGCCGGCCCGTCGATCACGCTGGCGTACCTGATCGGTGGCGCCATGATCTTCCTGATCATGCGTGCCCTCGGCGAGATGTCGTGGCACACCCCCGTGTCCGGCGCGTTCAGCCACTACGCGTTCACCAACTGGGGCCGGTTCGCAGGCTTCTTCTCCGGCTGGAACTACTGGTTCAACTACATCGCCGTGAGCATGGCCGAGCTGGCCGTCGTCGGCATCTACGTCAACTTCTGGCTCCCTGACGTGCCGACGTGGGTCTCCGCGGCGCTGTTCCTCATCCTGGTGACGGTGGTCAACCTCACCAGCGTCAAGGCCTACGGCGAGTTCGAGTTCTGGTTCGCGATCGTCAAGGTCGTCGCGATCATCGCCATGATCGCCCTCGGTGCCGTGATCGTGATGTTCGGCGTCGACGGGTCGGAGGCGACCGGCGTCTCCAACCTCTGGGAGCACGGCGGCTTCTTCCCCAACGGGGTCTGGGGCACGGTGACCGCGCTCGCGGTGGTGATGTTCTCCTTCGGCGGCGTCGAGCTCATCGGCATCACCGCCGGCGAGGCCGAGAACCCCCGGCGCACCATCCCCAAGGCCATCAACCAGGTCGTCTACCGGATCCTGATCTTCTACGTCGGCGCGATCCTGGTCATGCTCTGCATCTTCCCGTGGAACCAGATCGGCGAGGGTGGCAGCCCGTTCGTCCTCATCTTCGACAACATCGGCATCAGCGGTGCGGCGGTCCTGCTCAACGTCGTCGTCCTGACGGCGGCGGTCTCGGCCTACAACAGCGGCCTCTACAGCAACGGGCGGATGCTCTACAGCCTCGCGCAGCAGGGCAACGCGCCCAAGTACCTGGGCAAGCTGAACCGCAACGGCTCACCCATGGCGGGCGTGCTCACCTCGTCGGCCGTCACCGCCTTCGCCGTGCTCCTCAACTTCCTGGTCCCCGGCAAGGTGTTCGTCTACCTCATGGCCGTGGCCCTGATCGCGGGCATCTTCAACTGGACGATGGTCGTCATCACGCAGATGAAGTTCCGCAAGCGAATCGGGGCGACCGAGGTCGAGAAGCTCGGCTTCAAGATGCCGTTCTACCCCGTGTCCAACTACATCGTGCTGGCGTTCCTCGCCGGCGTCGTCGTCCTCATGGGCGTCCTGCCCGACTTCCGGTACGCGCTGTACGTCGGCCCGATCTGGATCGGTGTCCTGTACGTGGCGTTCCGGTTCAAGACGCGGGCCGAGCAGCGCACGGCCGCGACGGTCGAGAGCTGA
- a CDS encoding tryptophanase — MRYLPEPFKIKMVEPIKMTTREERAAFIRDAHYNAFSLSAEDVYIDLQTDSGTGAMSDAQWGAMMRGDESYSGGRSYFRLLEAGKEIFGYEYIQPVHQGRAAEKVLFPLIVTPGQYVISNMFFDTTRAHVGLAGGRAIDCVCPEGLDSGAYFDFKGNMDVPRLRSLIAEHGAENIAAIVMTITNNSVGGQPVSMANMRETAALAREHGILVVIDAARYAENAYFIKEREAEFADATPLEITREMFSYGDAFTMSAKKDALVNMGGLLAVREDGPLVEAIKTRVISFEGYLTYGGLAGRDLEALTTGLYEGLDHDYLRYRVGQMQYLGARLTEYGIPFQNPVGGHAVFVDAGKLLPHIPYDQFPGQALAIELYIEAGIRTCDIGSFLMDRDPETGEQQRAPFEFTRLAIPRRVYTQAHLDVVADALKAVKDRASEVRGYQITWEPKVLRHFTSHLKPVD, encoded by the coding sequence ATGCGGTACCTGCCCGAGCCCTTCAAGATCAAGATGGTCGAGCCGATCAAGATGACCACCCGCGAGGAGCGGGCCGCGTTCATCCGGGACGCCCACTACAACGCCTTCTCGCTGTCCGCCGAGGACGTCTACATCGACCTGCAGACGGACTCCGGCACGGGCGCGATGAGCGACGCCCAGTGGGGCGCGATGATGCGCGGCGACGAGTCGTACTCGGGCGGCCGCAGCTACTTCCGCCTCCTGGAGGCCGGCAAGGAGATCTTCGGCTACGAGTACATCCAGCCGGTGCACCAGGGCCGTGCCGCCGAGAAGGTCCTCTTCCCGCTGATCGTCACCCCGGGCCAGTACGTCATCTCCAACATGTTCTTCGACACCACCCGGGCGCACGTGGGCCTCGCGGGTGGCCGGGCGATCGACTGCGTCTGCCCGGAAGGGCTCGACTCGGGCGCCTACTTCGACTTCAAGGGCAACATGGACGTGCCCCGGCTCCGCTCGCTCATCGCCGAGCACGGCGCCGAGAACATCGCCGCGATCGTCATGACGATCACGAACAACAGCGTCGGTGGCCAGCCCGTCTCGATGGCGAACATGCGCGAGACGGCGGCGCTCGCCCGCGAGCACGGCATCCTCGTCGTCATCGACGCAGCCCGCTACGCCGAGAACGCGTACTTCATCAAGGAGCGCGAGGCCGAGTTCGCCGACGCCACGCCCCTCGAGATCACGCGCGAGATGTTCAGCTACGGCGACGCGTTCACCATGAGCGCCAAGAAGGACGCGCTGGTGAACATGGGCGGCCTGCTCGCGGTGCGCGAGGACGGACCGCTCGTCGAGGCCATCAAGACGCGGGTCATCTCCTTCGAGGGCTACCTGACGTACGGCGGCCTGGCCGGCCGCGACCTGGAGGCCCTGACCACCGGCCTGTACGAGGGTCTCGACCACGACTACCTGCGCTACCGCGTCGGGCAGATGCAGTACCTCGGCGCCCGGCTCACCGAGTACGGGATCCCGTTCCAGAACCCCGTCGGCGGCCACGCCGTGTTCGTCGACGCCGGCAAGCTCCTCCCCCACATCCCGTACGACCAGTTCCCGGGCCAGGCGCTCGCCATCGAGCTGTACATCGAGGCCGGCATCCGCACGTGCGACATCGGCTCGTTCCTCATGGACCGCGACCCCGAGACCGGCGAGCAGCAGCGGGCGCCGTTCGAGTTCACGCGCCTGGCGATCCCGCGCCGGGTCTACACCCAGGCCCACCTGGACGTCGTCGCCGACGCCCTCAAGGCCGTCAAGGACCGCGCCTCGGAGGTCCGCGGCTACCAGATCACGTGGGAGCCCAAGGTCCTGCGCCACTTCACCTCGCACCTCAAGCCGGTCGACTGA
- a CDS encoding transcriptional regulator — protein sequence MTSREQPAAGPSALEADQALAVLGALVEPLAAALPGDAEVVLHDLRRLPNSIIAIAGDVTGRGVGSPATDLLLRRAADGTLATNVGYETRLPDGRVLLSTTIVVRDSAGTPVAALCINSDVMIWQAVKAIAEAMLPGTTASAGTAEPAEKFVHDIDELAQHLLTETIDACGVPVELMQKKHKLAVVGDLKSRGFFLLKESVEIAAQALQVTRFTIYNYLNELGSDDADGESPARGRS from the coding sequence ATGACAAGTCGCGAGCAGCCCGCAGCAGGACCTTCGGCACTCGAGGCCGACCAGGCGCTCGCGGTGCTGGGCGCGTTGGTCGAGCCCCTTGCCGCCGCGCTGCCGGGCGACGCCGAGGTCGTTCTGCACGACCTGCGCCGGCTGCCCAACTCGATCATCGCCATCGCCGGTGACGTCACCGGGCGCGGCGTGGGGAGCCCTGCCACCGACCTGCTGCTGCGCCGGGCTGCCGACGGGACGCTCGCGACGAACGTCGGCTACGAGACGCGCCTGCCCGACGGCCGGGTGCTGCTCTCGACCACCATCGTGGTCCGCGACAGCGCCGGCACACCCGTCGCCGCGCTCTGCATCAACAGCGACGTGATGATCTGGCAGGCGGTCAAGGCCATCGCCGAGGCGATGCTCCCCGGCACCACGGCGAGCGCAGGCACCGCCGAGCCGGCCGAGAAGTTCGTCCACGACATCGACGAGCTCGCGCAGCACCTGCTCACCGAGACCATCGACGCGTGCGGCGTCCCGGTCGAGCTGATGCAGAAGAAGCACAAGCTCGCCGTCGTCGGCGACCTCAAGAGCCGGGGCTTCTTCCTGCTCAAGGAGAGCGTCGAGATCGCCGCCCAGGCGCTTCAGGTGACCCGGTTCACCATCTACAACTACCTCAACGAGCTCGGCTCCGACGACGCCGACGGTGAGTCACCGGCCCGCGGGAGGTCGTGA
- a CDS encoding diguanylate cyclase, translating to MLTRRDEGRVLALACLWVGAVTAVTVVVPFSPTAPRELGAALATLALVLSAVLHLTADRVRRVHLHAVTALATGLIALCVAQATTPHGIVTTSVALLWPATYSAVFHRRRVLLRHLAWMAVALAGGLVAAGAGSASQTWFFLVVTFACVALVLNSRIVDLRLEATTDELTGVLSRRAFRVAAELEMARARRTGQPLSLAIVDLDDFKAINDERGHTAGDAVLSGLARSWQETLRPEDVVGRFGGDEFVVLMPRTDADGAQPVLSRMRSDLCDWSAGVATWSGESFEDWFAVADDRLYTAKPD from the coding sequence GTGCTCACCCGTCGCGACGAGGGTCGCGTGCTCGCCCTGGCCTGCCTGTGGGTCGGCGCCGTCACGGCCGTGACGGTCGTGGTCCCGTTCAGCCCGACGGCGCCACGTGAGCTGGGCGCGGCGCTCGCGACCCTCGCCCTCGTCCTGAGTGCGGTCCTGCACCTCACCGCCGACCGCGTCCGCCGGGTCCACCTGCATGCCGTCACCGCGCTCGCCACGGGGCTCATCGCCCTGTGCGTGGCACAGGCGACGACGCCGCACGGCATCGTGACCACGAGCGTCGCGCTCCTGTGGCCAGCCACCTACAGCGCGGTGTTCCACCGCCGGCGGGTGCTGCTCCGACACCTGGCCTGGATGGCCGTCGCCCTCGCCGGCGGGCTCGTCGCCGCCGGGGCGGGGTCGGCGTCGCAGACCTGGTTCTTCCTCGTCGTGACGTTCGCGTGCGTCGCGCTCGTGCTCAACAGCCGGATCGTCGACCTCCGGCTCGAGGCCACCACCGACGAGCTCACGGGCGTCCTGTCGCGCCGGGCGTTCCGGGTCGCGGCGGAGCTCGAGATGGCGCGCGCCCGGCGCACCGGCCAACCCCTGAGCCTGGCGATCGTCGACCTGGACGACTTCAAGGCCATCAATGACGAGCGGGGCCACACCGCCGGCGACGCCGTCCTGTCCGGCCTCGCCCGGAGCTGGCAGGAGACCTTGCGACCGGAGGACGTCGTCGGGCGCTTCGGTGGTGACGAGTTCGTCGTCCTCATGCCACGGACCGACGCCGACGGGGCGCAGCCGGTGCTGTCCCGGATGCGGAGTGACCTGTGCGACTGGTCCGCAGGCGTCGCCACCTGGTCCGGCGAGAGCTTCGAGGACTGGTTCGCCGTGGCGGACGACCGCCTGTACACGGCCAAGCCCGACTGA
- a CDS encoding DUF2207 domain-containing protein → MARARGAARWRTRSSALVGVAVLAAVGVQLGAAAPAVADDESGNDPEDVVTRYAMDVTLDRDGSADVVLDLEVDFGTTANHGPYLTWLVKQRWDDEQDRVYRITGIEAESPSGAPDDVDVEEDGPLLVVRVGDEDEEITGLHRYRLTYEVEGWINSADLTGGDDELHLNVFGGWEIPVEDVTVAVTGPSDVVTADCATGPSRSTEPCTRADADGTTAVFGQDLVEPGDGLTVVATFPAGTFGGVAPILQDRWSFGRAFALDAGTGVATLLVLVGGTALVAGRATTRGRDEQYVGLTPGLQPAPGQEATTGARRRTPVTVRFTPPEGFRPGQLGTLVDEHADPHDVTATVIDLAVRGYLRIEEASGPDATAKDRDWRLVREKADPGPELLPFERTVLDELFDDRVAVLLSELRTTFSSSMTKIQGELYDDVTERGWFRGNPRTVRTRWALTGVGLILLGVLLTAALAIWTSWALVGVAVLVVGVVMTALTRAAPARTADGSAVLAQAEGFRRYLATAEADQLRFEEGEDLFSRYLPYAVAFGLTERWARVFADLAARGHAVPEPGWYVGLSPHAAFWSSDDGFALNLASFTAVAGSALSAPTPGSSGSSGSSGGGGYSGAGVSGGGGGTW, encoded by the coding sequence ATGGCACGAGCGCGCGGCGCCGCCCGCTGGCGGACACGTTCCTCGGCCCTCGTGGGCGTCGCGGTGCTCGCGGCGGTCGGCGTGCAGCTCGGCGCCGCGGCACCGGCAGTCGCCGACGACGAGTCCGGCAACGACCCCGAGGACGTCGTCACGCGCTACGCCATGGACGTCACGCTCGACCGGGACGGCTCGGCCGATGTCGTGCTCGACCTCGAGGTCGACTTCGGCACGACGGCCAACCACGGCCCGTACCTCACATGGCTCGTCAAGCAGCGGTGGGACGACGAGCAGGATCGCGTCTACCGGATCACCGGCATCGAGGCGGAGTCTCCCTCGGGTGCGCCCGACGACGTCGACGTCGAGGAGGACGGCCCGCTCCTCGTCGTCCGGGTCGGCGACGAGGACGAGGAGATCACGGGGCTGCACCGCTACCGCCTGACGTACGAGGTCGAGGGCTGGATCAACTCCGCCGACCTCACGGGTGGCGACGACGAGTTGCACCTCAACGTCTTCGGCGGCTGGGAGATCCCGGTCGAGGACGTCACGGTCGCGGTCACGGGTCCGAGCGACGTCGTCACCGCGGACTGCGCCACCGGGCCCAGCCGCTCCACGGAGCCGTGCACGCGGGCCGACGCGGACGGCACGACGGCGGTGTTCGGCCAGGACCTGGTCGAGCCGGGCGACGGCCTCACGGTGGTCGCCACCTTCCCCGCCGGCACCTTCGGCGGGGTGGCACCGATCCTGCAGGACCGCTGGTCCTTCGGCCGCGCGTTCGCGCTCGACGCCGGTACGGGCGTCGCGACGCTCCTGGTCCTGGTCGGTGGGACGGCGCTCGTCGCCGGCCGGGCGACCACGCGCGGACGCGACGAGCAGTACGTGGGGCTCACTCCCGGCCTGCAGCCCGCTCCCGGGCAGGAGGCCACGACCGGCGCACGCCGGCGCACGCCGGTCACCGTCCGCTTCACCCCGCCGGAGGGCTTCCGGCCCGGCCAGCTCGGCACGCTCGTGGACGAGCATGCGGATCCCCACGACGTCACGGCCACGGTCATCGACCTGGCCGTGCGCGGCTACCTACGGATCGAGGAGGCGTCGGGCCCCGACGCCACCGCGAAGGACCGCGACTGGCGCCTGGTGCGTGAGAAGGCGGACCCCGGGCCCGAGCTGCTGCCGTTCGAGCGGACCGTCCTCGACGAGCTCTTCGACGACCGCGTGGCGGTCCTCCTCTCCGAGCTGCGCACCACGTTCTCGAGCTCGATGACGAAGATCCAGGGCGAGCTGTACGACGACGTCACGGAGCGCGGCTGGTTCCGCGGCAACCCACGCACCGTGCGGACCCGGTGGGCGCTGACCGGCGTGGGCCTCATCCTGCTCGGCGTGCTGCTCACGGCGGCGCTGGCGATCTGGACCTCGTGGGCGCTCGTGGGCGTCGCGGTGCTGGTGGTCGGGGTCGTGATGACGGCCCTGACCCGCGCGGCTCCCGCCCGCACGGCCGACGGCTCCGCGGTGCTGGCGCAGGCGGAGGGCTTCCGCCGCTACCTCGCGACCGCCGAGGCCGACCAGCTCCGGTTCGAGGAGGGCGAGGACCTGTTCAGCAGGTACCTGCCCTACGCGGTCGCCTTCGGCCTCACCGAGCGCTGGGCCCGCGTGTTCGCAGACCTCGCCGCCCGGGGTCACGCCGTGCCCGAGCCGGGCTGGTACGTCGGCCTGTCCCCGCACGCGGCGTTCTGGAGCTCCGACGACGGGTTCGCCCTGAACCTCGCCTCGTTCACCGCGGTCGCCGGCAGCGCGCTGAGCGCGCCCACACCCGGCTCGTCGGGCTCGTCGGGCTCGTCGGGAGGCGGCGGGTATTCCGGCGCCGGCGTGAGCGGCGGAGGCGGCGGCACCTGGTGA
- the smpB gene encoding SsrA-binding protein SmpB has protein sequence MAKETGRKLVASNKKARHDYHIDDTFEAGLVLTGTEVKALRAGRASLVDGFASVERGEAWLEGVHIPEYTEGTWTNHAPRRKRKLLLHRREIEELERESQGKGHTIVPLALYFVDGRAKVEIALARGKKEYDKRHALRERQENREALAAMSLRKHG, from the coding sequence ATGGCCAAGGAGACGGGACGCAAGCTCGTCGCGTCGAACAAGAAGGCGCGGCACGACTACCACATCGACGACACCTTCGAGGCCGGCCTCGTGCTGACCGGGACCGAGGTCAAGGCGCTGCGCGCCGGCCGGGCGTCGCTGGTGGACGGGTTCGCGAGCGTCGAGCGTGGCGAGGCGTGGCTCGAGGGCGTCCACATCCCCGAGTACACGGAGGGGACGTGGACCAACCACGCGCCTCGCCGCAAGCGCAAGCTCCTCCTGCACCGGCGCGAGATCGAGGAGCTCGAGCGCGAGAGCCAGGGCAAGGGGCACACGATCGTCCCCCTCGCCCTGTACTTCGTCGACGGGCGAGCCAAGGTCGAGATCGCGCTCGCGCGCGGCAAGAAGGAGTACGACAAGCGCCACGCGCTGCGTGAGCGCCAGGAGAACCGTGAGGCCTTGGCGGCGATGAGCCTGCGCAAGCACGGCTGA
- a CDS encoding M23 family metallopeptidase, with protein MPPATLAPARRRTRRAFGALLVAVLASGAVLPAAADEYDDRRAQTQARQAATDAAMEALQAELEHTDAALVQAYAELQGIEAQIPVAQEQLALAEETLARLQREAQIIAERLVVAEQEESSITAQIDTDTARADDTRVAIGQMARDAYKGNMAQSSLSAVLDATSTEEFVEQSALASTALRTQTQALRELEQINGVNRNRQVRLTAVREEITGLKAEADAKVVEAEAARAAAEARKLELEDLQAEAAAKTAQIESAKATMEAQERELANQQAALAAELQAIVAAQEERRRADAAAAAAAAAAAGKPAPPPPSGGSSASRPFINPSSVNPMYVTSDYGMRLHPLLGYYRLHAGTDLRTWCGTPLYAGASGTVEWARARSGFGNQVMINHGYWQGQSLMSSYNHMTSFAVSGGQQVSQGQLIGYAGNTGTSGGCHLHFEVYVNGNTRDPRPLING; from the coding sequence ATGCCCCCCGCCACCCTCGCCCCCGCGCGCCGCCGCACGCGCCGCGCCTTCGGCGCGCTCCTGGTCGCCGTGCTGGCCTCCGGTGCCGTGCTGCCCGCCGCCGCGGACGAGTACGACGACCGGCGCGCGCAGACGCAGGCGCGCCAGGCCGCGACCGACGCTGCGATGGAGGCGCTGCAGGCCGAGCTCGAGCACACCGACGCCGCCCTCGTGCAGGCCTACGCCGAGCTCCAGGGCATCGAGGCGCAGATCCCCGTGGCGCAGGAGCAGCTGGCCCTCGCGGAGGAGACGCTCGCGCGGCTGCAGCGCGAGGCGCAGATCATTGCGGAGCGCCTGGTGGTCGCCGAGCAGGAGGAGTCCTCGATCACCGCGCAGATCGACACGGACACGGCCCGCGCCGACGACACGCGCGTGGCCATCGGCCAGATGGCGCGCGACGCGTACAAGGGCAACATGGCCCAGTCGTCGTTGTCGGCCGTGCTGGACGCGACGAGCACCGAGGAGTTCGTCGAGCAGTCCGCGCTCGCCTCGACGGCGCTGCGGACCCAGACCCAGGCGCTGCGCGAGCTCGAGCAGATCAACGGGGTCAACCGGAACCGCCAGGTGCGCCTCACGGCGGTCCGCGAGGAGATCACCGGCCTCAAGGCCGAGGCGGACGCCAAGGTCGTCGAGGCCGAGGCCGCGCGCGCGGCCGCCGAGGCGCGCAAGCTCGAGCTCGAGGACCTCCAGGCGGAGGCGGCGGCCAAGACCGCGCAGATCGAGTCCGCCAAGGCGACCATGGAGGCGCAGGAGCGCGAGCTCGCCAACCAGCAGGCCGCGCTGGCCGCGGAGCTGCAGGCCATCGTCGCGGCGCAGGAGGAGCGGCGGCGCGCCGACGCCGCCGCGGCAGCGGCAGCGGCGGCCGCAGCGGGCAAGCCCGCACCACCGCCGCCCTCGGGCGGCTCGAGCGCGAGCCGGCCGTTCATCAACCCGAGCTCGGTCAACCCGATGTACGTGACGTCCGACTACGGGATGCGCCTGCACCCGCTCCTCGGCTACTACCGCCTGCACGCCGGGACCGATCTGCGCACGTGGTGCGGCACCCCGCTCTACGCGGGCGCGAGCGGCACGGTCGAGTGGGCGCGGGCACGCAGCGGCTTCGGCAACCAGGTGATGATCAATCACGGCTACTGGCAGGGTCAGTCGCTCATGTCGAGCTACAACCACATGACGAGCTTCGCCGTCTCGGGGGGCCAGCAGGTCTCCCAGGGCCAGCTCATCGGCTACGCAGGGAACACGGGCACCTCGGGCGGCTGCCACCTGCACTTCGAGGTCTACGTCAACGGCAACACGCGTGACCCGCGCCCGCTGATCAACGGCTGA
- the ftsX gene encoding permease-like cell division protein FtsX: MRLQFILSEIGLGLRRNLSMTISVVLVTFVSLTFVGAAGLLQLQINEMKDDWYDKVEVSIFLCPSDSDAPTCAGGEVTAEQTQALRDQLEAEALEPYVEAVYYESKEDAYEAFQERFADEWWAQGVTADQLQGSFRVALVDPEQYQVVSDAFTGVAGVEEVRDQRQVIEPLILVLNRSSLVAAGLAAVMLLAAVLLITTTIRLSAMSRRRETGIMRLVGASNLFIQLPFMLEGAIAATIGAALSVAGLWFGVRYLIEDWLATQVQFVQYIGTDAVWTIAPLLLVVAIGLAAVSSVVTLSRYTKV; the protein is encoded by the coding sequence ATGAGACTCCAGTTCATCCTCTCGGAGATCGGTCTCGGCCTGCGCCGGAACCTCTCCATGACGATCTCCGTCGTCCTCGTGACGTTCGTGTCGCTGACCTTCGTCGGCGCGGCCGGCCTCCTCCAGCTCCAGATCAACGAGATGAAGGACGACTGGTACGACAAGGTCGAGGTCTCGATCTTCCTGTGCCCCAGCGACTCCGACGCCCCGACCTGCGCGGGCGGCGAGGTGACCGCGGAGCAGACGCAGGCCCTGCGCGACCAGCTCGAGGCCGAGGCGCTCGAGCCGTACGTCGAGGCGGTCTACTACGAGTCGAAGGAGGACGCGTACGAGGCCTTCCAGGAGCGGTTCGCCGACGAGTGGTGGGCCCAGGGCGTGACGGCCGACCAGCTCCAGGGGTCGTTCCGCGTGGCGCTGGTCGACCCGGAGCAGTACCAGGTCGTCTCCGACGCGTTCACGGGCGTGGCCGGCGTCGAGGAGGTCCGCGACCAGCGGCAGGTCATCGAGCCGCTGATCCTCGTCCTCAACCGCTCCAGCCTCGTCGCGGCGGGCCTCGCGGCCGTCATGCTCCTGGCCGCCGTCCTGCTCATCACGACGACGATTCGGCTCTCGGCCATGAGCCGGCGTCGGGAGACCGGGATCATGCGGCTCGTCGGCGCCTCGAACCTGTTCATCCAGCTGCCGTTCATGCTCGAGGGCGCCATCGCCGCGACGATCGGCGCGGCGCTGTCCGTGGCAGGGCTCTGGTTCGGGGTCCGCTACCTCATCGAGGACTGGCTCGCGACGCAGGTCCAGTTCGTGCAGTACATCGGCACCGACGCCGTCTGGACGATCGCCCCGCTGCTGCTCGTCGTCGCGATCGGGCTCGCCGCGGTGTCAAGCGTCGTCACTCTGAGCCGATACACGAAGGTGTGA
- the ftsE gene encoding cell division ATP-binding protein FtsE, protein MIRFENVTKVYARGARPALDDVDLEVERGEFVFLVGASGSGKSTFLRLVLREERPTAGKVFVAGRDLSTLSTWKVPHLRRQIGAVFQDFRLLPNKTVFENVAFALQVIGKPRHHIMTTVPDTLELVGLGGKEKRRPHELSGGEQQRVAIARAFVNRPSILLCDEPTGNLDPTTSVGIMRLLDRINRTGTTVVMATHDDEIVDQMRKRVIELDNGQLVRDQSRGVYGSTR, encoded by the coding sequence GTGATCCGCTTCGAGAACGTCACCAAGGTCTACGCGCGCGGCGCCCGCCCCGCGCTGGACGACGTCGACCTCGAGGTCGAACGCGGCGAGTTCGTCTTCCTCGTCGGCGCGTCCGGCTCGGGCAAGTCGACGTTCCTGCGCCTCGTGCTGCGCGAGGAGCGGCCGACCGCGGGCAAGGTCTTCGTCGCGGGCCGCGACCTGTCGACCCTCTCGACGTGGAAGGTCCCGCACCTGCGCCGCCAGATCGGCGCGGTGTTCCAGGACTTCCGGCTGCTGCCGAACAAGACGGTCTTCGAGAACGTCGCCTTCGCGCTGCAGGTCATCGGCAAGCCGCGCCACCACATCATGACCACCGTGCCGGACACGCTCGAGCTGGTCGGGCTCGGCGGCAAGGAGAAGCGGCGCCCGCACGAGCTCTCGGGCGGCGAGCAGCAACGCGTCGCCATCGCGCGGGCCTTCGTCAACCGTCCGTCGATCCTGCTGTGCGACGAGCCCACGGGAAACCTCGACCCGACGACGTCGGTCGGCATCATGCGCCTGCTCGACCGGATCAACCGGACCGGGACCACCGTGGTCATGGCCACGCACGACGACGAGATCGTGGACCAGATGCGCAAGCGCGTGATCGAGCTGGACAACGGGCAGCTCGTCCGCGACCAGTCGCGCGGCGTCTACGGATCCACCCGCTGA